In Oscillatoria acuminata PCC 6304, a single window of DNA contains:
- a CDS encoding glycosyltransferase family 2 protein — protein MFFSIIIPTYNRRPILEKCLRALEQQKLRAPSQISGYEVIVIDDGSTDGTLEWLAANREEFPHVRWLEQAHQGPATARNRGIETARGEMIIFIDSDLVVTENFIQAHADGLREGEERIKSDRLFTYGHVINTCNFDNPTAEPYKITDFSAAYFATGNVAIARKWLEQAGGFDPSFSLYGWEDLELGVRLKNLDLKLIKCPQAAGYHWHPPFTLDDLPRAINREIERGKMGVVFYKKHPTWEVRMMIQMTGLHRILWGILSLGGRLNERTMAGFLQWLINQGKSQFALEVSRIFLNWYNVQAVYAAANGEGEK, from the coding sequence GTGTTTTTTAGCATCATTATTCCAACCTATAATCGCCGACCGATTTTAGAGAAATGCCTCCGAGCATTAGAACAGCAAAAACTCAGAGCCCCGAGTCAAATTAGCGGCTATGAAGTTATCGTCATCGATGATGGTTCCACCGATGGCACCTTAGAATGGTTAGCTGCAAATCGGGAAGAGTTTCCTCATGTGCGCTGGTTGGAACAAGCGCATCAAGGACCGGCGACAGCGAGAAACCGAGGGATAGAAACAGCCCGAGGGGAGATGATTATTTTTATTGATAGTGATTTAGTGGTGACTGAAAATTTCATCCAAGCTCATGCCGATGGGTTGAGGGAGGGAGAGGAGAGAATTAAAAGCGATCGCCTGTTTACTTATGGTCATGTAATTAATACCTGCAATTTTGATAATCCTACAGCAGAACCCTATAAAATCACTGATTTTTCTGCTGCTTATTTTGCTACCGGCAACGTGGCGATCGCCCGCAAATGGTTGGAACAAGCGGGAGGATTTGACCCATCCTTTTCCCTGTATGGGTGGGAAGACTTAGAACTGGGAGTTCGGCTGAAAAATTTAGACTTAAAATTAATAAAATGTCCCCAAGCTGCTGGATATCATTGGCATCCGCCTTTTACCTTGGATGATTTGCCTCGCGCAATTAACCGAGAAATTGAACGGGGAAAAATGGGAGTAGTCTTCTACAAAAAACATCCGACTTGGGAAGTGCGGATGATGATTCAGATGACTGGATTACATCGAATCTTGTGGGGAATTCTGTCTTTGGGGGGGAGATTGAATGAACGGACAATGGCAGGATTTTTACAATGGTTAATCAACCAAGGAAAATCGCAGTTTGCTTTAGAGGTATCCCGAATTTTCTTGAACTGGTACAATGTTCAAGCGGTTTATGCGGCGGCGAATGGAGAGGGGGAAAAGTAA
- the rpsB gene encoding 30S ribosomal protein S2: MGVVSLAQLLESGVHFGHQTRRWNPKMSPYIFTERNGVHIIDLVQTAQLMEEAYDYMRSASERGEKVLFVGTKRQAAGIIAQEASRCGAYYVNQRWLGGMLTNWTTIKTRADRLKELERMEDTGAMDRRPKKEASMLRRELSKLQKYLGGIKNMRKIPDIVVIVDQRREYNAVQECQKLDIPIVSLLDTNCDPDFTDIPIPGNDDAIRSIKLIVGKLADAIYEGRHGEVDSSGQDEEFDYEGVEGEYEYDEEGEEAYQPDSEAEGSDEK; this comes from the coding sequence ATGGGAGTAGTTTCGCTGGCTCAACTGTTAGAGTCAGGGGTTCACTTTGGGCATCAGACCCGACGCTGGAACCCCAAAATGTCGCCGTATATCTTCACCGAACGCAACGGCGTCCATATCATTGACTTGGTGCAGACCGCCCAGTTAATGGAAGAAGCCTATGACTATATGAGATCCGCCTCAGAGCGTGGGGAAAAAGTCCTATTTGTAGGAACCAAGCGCCAAGCTGCCGGAATTATTGCCCAAGAAGCCTCCCGCTGTGGAGCTTACTACGTCAACCAACGATGGTTGGGCGGAATGTTGACCAACTGGACGACGATCAAAACCCGCGCCGATCGCCTTAAAGAATTAGAACGCATGGAAGACACCGGCGCAATGGACCGGCGTCCGAAAAAAGAAGCCTCCATGTTGCGGCGAGAACTGAGCAAGCTGCAAAAATATCTTGGCGGCATCAAAAACATGAGAAAGATCCCCGACATCGTAGTGATCGTGGATCAGCGCCGAGAATATAACGCCGTCCAGGAATGCCAGAAACTGGATATTCCCATCGTCTCCCTGTTGGATACCAACTGCGACCCCGATTTTACCGATATTCCGATTCCTGGTAACGATGATGCAATCCGGTCGATTAAATTAATCGTCGGAAAACTTGCCGATGCCATCTACGAAGGTCGTCATGGAGAAGTCGATTCCAGTGGTCAAGACGAAGAGTTTGACTACGAGGGCGTAGAGGGCGAGTACGAGTATGACGAAGAAGGGGAAGAAGCCTATCAACCCGATAGCGAAGCAGAAGGAAGCGACGAGAAATAA
- the tsf gene encoding translation elongation factor Ts: MADISAKVVKELREKTGAGMMDCKKALKENDGDMNKAVEWLRQKGITSAEKKAGRLAAEGLVDSYIHTGGRIGVLVEVNCETDFVARREEFHALVRNIAMQVAACPNVEYVSIEDIPEHLVESEKAIEMGRDDLGNKPDNIKEKIVQGRIDKRLKELTLLDQPYIRDQNITVAELIKQVISQLGENIRVRRFTRFVLGEGIEKEETNFADEVAAQTGAK, from the coding sequence ATGGCGGACATATCTGCAAAAGTGGTCAAAGAACTGCGCGAAAAAACCGGCGCAGGCATGATGGACTGCAAAAAAGCGCTTAAAGAAAACGATGGGGACATGAACAAAGCCGTAGAATGGCTACGGCAGAAAGGGATTACCTCGGCGGAGAAAAAAGCAGGGCGCTTGGCAGCCGAGGGACTGGTGGATAGCTACATTCACACCGGAGGTCGAATCGGCGTTCTGGTAGAAGTCAACTGCGAAACCGACTTCGTAGCGCGTCGGGAAGAATTCCATGCTTTGGTTCGCAATATTGCCATGCAAGTTGCAGCCTGTCCCAACGTCGAATACGTCAGCATCGAAGACATCCCCGAACACTTAGTCGAAAGCGAAAAGGCGATCGAAATGGGACGGGACGATTTAGGCAATAAGCCGGATAATATCAAAGAAAAAATCGTCCAAGGACGGATTGACAAGCGTCTGAAAGAACTGACCCTGTTGGATCAGCCCTACATTCGCGATCAGAACATCACCGTCGCCGAATTAATCAAGCAAGTGATCTCCCAACTGGGTGAAAACATTCGGGTTCGTCGCTTTACCCGCTTCGTTTTGGGTGAAGGGATTGAAAAAGAAGAAACCAACTTTGCCGACGAAGTAGCGGCTCAAACCGGGGCAAAATAG